The Effusibacillus pohliae DSM 22757 genome segment CAAGAAAAATTTTGCGGTTCTCTATGTGGACATCGATTACGGCAAATCGATTTACGGTGCGTTTCAGGAACAAGTGCAAAAACTGGGGGCGAAAGTGGTCATCGACCGGCCGTTTAAAATGGGCGACAAAGACTTCAGCTCCGTTTTAACGGCGGTAAAGGCCGCGAATCCGGATGCGCTGTATATCGTCGGCTATTACAACGAAGCGTCCGCCATTGTGAAACAGGCAAGGGAATTGGGGATCACCGCCCAGTTGCTGGGGGTAGACGGGTTCGACTCGCCGAAATATCTGGAATTGGGCAAAAGCAACACGGAAGGTTCGATTTTTACCACCTCCTTCTATACGAGCGATCCGCGGGACGTGGTGCAGAAGTTTGTGAAAGCCTGGACGGCCAAGTACAAGGGAGAACCGGATATGCTTTCGTCGCAAAGTTATGATGCGGCGATGGTCATTCTGGAGGCACTGAAGAAAGCCGGAACGGACAGGGAAAAACTGGCGAAGGCGATCAACGAAACGAAAGACTTCGAAGGAACGTCCGGCAAGATTGCGTTTGGCAAGGATCACGAGGTGATCAAACCGGTCGTGTTTATGACCGTCAAGGACGGCAAGTTTCAGTTCGTCAAAACGAAAATTTATCAGTAACCGATCCCCTGAACGCGGGCGAACGGGGGCCTTTTGCGGTCCCCTATTTTCCCCGGGTTTCAGGAAAGGAGTGAACCGGAGCGTGTTGGCACAACAGTTGTTGAACGGGGTGACGCTGGGTTTCCTCTACGTGTTGATCGCAGTCGGCCTGACCATGGTCTATGGCGTGTTGAAACTGCTGCATTTTGCTCATGGCGTGCTCTACATGGTCGGTGCGTTTGCTGCAATGGTTGGCATCCTGTATTTGAAATTGAATTTTTTCGCCGCTCTGTTGTTCGCCATGGCGGTCGCAGCCGCCGCCGGCATGCTGATTGAGAAGTTCGCCTACCGGCCGCTGCGCGGGGTGCATCCGATCACGACGCTGATCAGCGGCATCGGTGTGGCGATTTTCCTGGAAAATCTGTTTCAAATCCTGTTTACGGCGGAACCGCGGGCCTTTCCGGAAGCGGGAATCGAAGTATCGATCATCCAATTGACCGGATCTGTCAGCCTGACCAATGTCAAGCTGTATATCATCCTCGCTGGCGTGCTGGCACTGGCATTCCTGTATCTGTTTCTCAAATTTACGAAAACGGGGATCGCCATCCAGGCGGCGGCACAGGATTTGCGCGCCGCATCGCTGATGGGGGTGAATGTCAACCGGGTGGTTTCCGTCACGTTTCTGATCGGCTCCGCATTGGCCGCTCTCGCCGGGGTGCTGGTGGCGGTCAATTTCAACTCGCTGTTTCCGACGATGGGATCGATCCCTGGACTGAAGGCGTTCTGTGTCGTCGTGCTGGGCGGCCTCGGATCGATTCCCGGAACGGTGGTCGGCGGTTTGCTGCTCGGCATCATCGAATCGCTCAGCGACGGGTTTCTGACCGGCATGATCATCGACAAGGATGCGATTGCGTTCGTGATTTTGATTGCGATTCTGCTGGTAAAGCCTTCCGGATTGTTTGGCCGGATCGTCGAGAAGGTGTAGGTGATTGGCGGTGGATGCGATTTTGAATCCGTATTATGTTGATATCGTTGTATTCTGGATGATTTATGTGCTGCTTGGCCTTGGACTGAATCTGGTGACCGGCTACGCAGGGCAGGTATCGCTCGGCCACGCCGCATTTTACGGGATCGGCGCCTACACGTCGGCCATCTTATCTGTTACATTCGGCGTCAACGCGTGGCTTTCGATGATCGCGGCGGTCGTGTTCACGTTTTTTGTCAGTGCGATTTTGGGGCTGCCCAGTTTGCGGGTGCGCGAGGATTTCCTGGCGATTACCACACTGGGGCTGGGGCTGATCGTGCAGTCGGTGTTTAAAAACGCGGGCATCACCGGGGGAGCCTACGGGATCGATCGTATCCCCCTGCCGTCCTTGTTTGGCGTCGAACTGAAAAATGCCGGGTATCTGCTGCTTGTCACACTGGTGATGGTGCTCGCGATTTACATGCTCAAGCGAATGACCGAATCGCGGATTGGCCGCGCCTGGCGAACCATCCGGGAGGACGAGACGATGGCGCAGTCGATGGGAATCAACACCACGTACTACAAGGTGCTGGCATTTGCCATCGGGGGTGCTTATGCCGGGTTGGCGGGGAGCCTGTTCGCTCACAAAGTGTCGTTCATCAACGCGGACTCATTTGGTTTTTCCGTTTCCGCCACGGTCCTCAGCATGGTGGTGCTGGGGGGGCTTGGCAGCATCCGCGGCACGCTGTTCGGCGTCACATTGCTCTATCTGTTGCCCGAACTGTTCCGCCTGTTCGATTTGCAGGTGATTGACGAAAAAGATCTGGATACGTACAAGATGATGCTTTACGGATTGTTGATGGTGCTGGTCATGCGCTACCGGCCGAAAGGACTGTTCGGCAGGTTTGGCGTCAAACGCTCGCAGTTTCGCCCCTTTCGCAGGGCGAAGGTAAAGGAAGGTGGCCACGTTGCTTAGCGTTGAATCGGTCAGCAAGCGGTTTGGCGGGCTGCTGGCGGTCGACAGTGTGAGTTTGCATGTCCGGCAGGGCGAAATTCTCGGGCTGATCGGACCGAACGGCGCTGGCAAAACCACTTTTTTCAATATGTTAACCGGTCTGTACAAACCGGACGCAGGCGTCATCCGGTTTGAAGGAACCGAGATCCAGGGGCTGGCGCCGTTCCGAATCGCCAACTGCGGCATCGCCAGAACGTTTCAGAACATCCGGCTGCTGAAGGATGAAACGGTGCTGGAAAACGTCAAAATCGGCATGTTCCGCACCACCAATTCGGGTCTGTGGTCCGCCATTTTACGGTTGAAGTCGTCCCAAACGGAAGAACGCCTGACCGAGGAAGAAAGCCTGCGGATTTTGCAAACGGTCGGGTTGCAGGGATTCGAGAATCAGTTGGCAGGCGCTCTCTCATACGGCAACCAACGGCGGGTGGAAATTGCCCGGGCCCTCGTGTCAAAGCCCAAGCTTTTGCTGCTGGATGAGCCGACCGCCGGGATGAACGCCCAAGAGGTGCAGGAAATGGCGGAGCTGATTCGGCAGATCCGGGACAGCGGCACGACCGTCATCCTGATCGAACACAATGTGGCGATGGTGGTCGGGTTGTGCAACCGGATTGCCGTGCTCGATCACGGAATAAAAATTGCCGACGGCCCGCCGCACGAAGTGGTCGCCGATCCGGCCGTGATCGAGGCGTACATCGGCAAAGACGAGATGGCGGAGGCGATGTGATGTTACAGATTGAACACCTGAACGTGTCGTACGGCAGCATTCAGGCGGTTCGCGGCTTATCGCTGTCTGTCAAGCGGGGGGAAGCGGTGGCTTTGATCGGCTCCAACGGAGCGGGCAAAACGACCACCCTCAATGCAATCTGCGGCGTGATTCCAAGCCGCGGGTCGATCCTGTACAACGGCAAGCAGTTGAACGGCCTCGCCCCCCACCGGATTGTGCGGGAAGGCATCATCATGGTGCCCGAGGGCAGGCGGATTTTTCCGAAACTGACGGTCGTCCAAAACCTGCTGATGGGGGCCTACTCGCGGAAACTGTCAAAATCCGCCCTGGAGCAGGAGATGGAGTTTGTCTATCAACTGTTCCCCCGGCTGGCGGAACGGAAAAACCAGTCGGCCGGCACGATGAGCGGCGGCGAGCAGCAGATGCTGGCGATCGGCCGGGCACTGATGGCCGACCCGCAACTGCTGATTTTGGATGAACCTTCGATGGGGCTGGCGCCGATTGTGGTCAAGGACATTTACAAGACGATCCGGGAGATCAAACAGCGCGGCCTGACGATTTTGCTGGTCGAACAAAACGCCAGCATGGCGCTGTCCGTGTCCGACCGGTGCTACGTGTTGGAACACGGCGAAATCCGTTACAGCGATACGGCCGACAATCTGCGCAACCAGGACATCGTGAAAAAAGCCTACTTGGGCGGCTGAATCCGGTTTGCGGAATGGAAACTGTCAGACAGGCTGCTACCCGGGTTTGAAGCCATCCGGGCGGCTGAGTCGAAACGGGGGGATACGCTTGCACAAAATCGATTTGCTCAACCCGCCGGAACTGGTGCGCCGGTTGAACTGGCGGGACCGCTATGAAACGAAAGTGGCGCAATGGCTGCTGCCGTGGGACGGAGAAGAAGCGGTCGAGATCGGCTTTATCGGGGTGCCGCTGTCCAAAACCTCGATCAGCGTATCGGGTGCCTCGCTGACACCGAACGCGCTGCGCGAGCTGTTTGCCAATGTGACCACCTACAGCATCGATTACGACGTCGACCTGCAGGAACTGAAAGCGCGCGATCTGGGCGACATCCAGATGCATGTGACCGATTTGCTGCGCTGCCACGCCAATATCGAGCAGGGGCTGGCCAACGTGTACGAGACGCTGCCCGACCTGTTTCCGATCATCGCCGGCGGCGATCATTCCATCACGTGCCCGTCGGTGAAAGCGTTCAAGCGGCGCTATCCCGGAAAAATCGGGATCGTGCAGATCGATTCCCATATGGATGTCCGGAATCTGGAAGACGGCGGCCCTTCCAACGGTACGCCGATCCGGGGACTGCTCGAATCCGGCACGGTCGAAGGGCGTCACATCGCCCAGATCGGGCTGCACAGCTTTGCCAATTCGAAGCCGTACCGGGACTATGCCCGGGCGCAGGGGATCACCCAGTTCACAGCCCGGCAGGTTGCGAGGGAAGGCATCGAACCGATCGTCAGGCAAGCGATGGCGGTGGCGGGCGACGGCACCGATGCGATCTATGTGACGGTCGATATGGATGTGCTGGATCAGGCGTATGCGCCGGGCGTTCCAGCGATGGTGGCGGCCGGCATGACATCCTGGCAATTGCTCGACGCGGTCTACCTGCTGGGACAAAATCCGCAGGTCAAGGGGCTTGACGTCGTCTGCGTCGACCCGGTGCAGGACCCGCGCCGGGCGACCGTTCGCACCGCTTTGTATGTGATATTGACGTTTCTGGCCGGGTATATGAAGCGAAAACCGTGAATCGTCTGTGGCATCGTCCGGTTTCGCCCGGCATCCGGCCATGTGGATCGGTTACGTGAACCAAACGAATTGAGGATGGGAGAGATGCATCATGTCAGTGAAACATCGCGTCATTCGCGCCCCGCGCGGCAACCGGCTGACCGCGAAAGGGTGGCAGCAGGAGGCGGCGCTCCGGATGCTGATGAACAACCTCGATCCGGAAGTGGCGGAACGTCCGGAGGATCTTGTGGTATACGGAGGAATCGGCAAGGCGGCCCGCAACTGGGACTGTTACGACAAGATCGTCGAGTGTTTGACCCAACTGGAAGCGGACGAATCGCTGCTGATCCAGTCAGGAAAACCGGTCGGCATCTTCAAGACGCATCCGTTGGCGCCGCGTGTCCTGATCTCCAACTCGGTGCTGGTGCCCGCTTATGCCAACTGGGAAACGTTCCACGAACTGGACAAAAAAGGGTTGATGATGTTCGGCCAAATGACGGCCGGAAGCTGGATTTACATCGGGACACAGGGGATTTTGCAAGGAACGTATGAAACGTTTGCGGAAGCGGCCCGCCAGCATGCGAACGGCACCCTGCAGGGGACGTTGACGTTGACGGCCGGGTTGGGCGGCATGGGCGGCGCACAACCGCTTGCCGTCACTATGAACGGGGGCGTCGCGATCTGTGTCGAGGTCGACCCGGAGCGGATTCAGCGGCGGATCGATACGCGGTATCTGGACGTGATGGTGCGGAATCTGGACGAAGCGCTGATGCTGGCGCGGCAGGCGCAGGAACAGGGCAAACCGCTGTCGATCGGGCTGGTCGGCAACGCGGCCGACATCTATCCGGAAGTGGTGAAGCGGGGGATCGTGCCCGATTTTGTCACCGATCAGACGTCCGCTCACGACCCGCTGAACGGCTACATTCCCAGCGGCTATTCGCTTGTAGCGGCGGCGGAACTGCGAAAAACCGATCCGAACCGGTACGTCCGTCTGGCCAGACAATCGATGGCCGTCCACGTGCGGGCGATGCTCGACCTGCAAAAAATGGGTTCTGTGGTGTTCGATTACGGCAACAACATCAGGCAGGTCGCGTATGACGAGGGAGTCAAAGATGCGTTCAACTTCCCCGGATTTGTGCCGGCTTATATCCGCTCCCTGTTCTGCGAGGGGAAAGGACCGTTCCGCTGGGCGGCGCTGTCGGGCGATCCGGAGGACATCTACAAGACGGACGAACTGGTGCTGCGGCTGTTCCCGGACAATGAACACCTGCACCGCTGGATCACGCTGGCCCGCGGGAAGGTGGCGTTCCAGGGGCTGCCGGCGCGCATCTGCTGGCTGGGCTACGGCGAGCGTGTCAAAATGGGGCTGGCGATGAACGACATGGTACGGAAAGGCGAACTGTCCGCCCCGATCGTGATCGGCCGCGACCATCTGGATTGCGGTTCGGTCGCATCGCCCAACCGGGAGACGGAAGCGATGAAGGACGGCAGTGACGCGGTGGCTGACTGGGCGATATTGAATGCGCTCGTCAATACGGCGGCCGGCGCATCCTGGGTGTCGGTACATCACGGCGGTGGCGTCGGCATGGGCTACTCGCTGCATGCGGGCATGGTTGTGGTGGCGGACGGCAGCCAGGAAGCGGAAGAGCGGCTGTCGCGCGTGCTGAACAGCGACCCGGGAATGGGGATCATCCGGCATGCGGACGCCGGGTATGAACGGGCAATTGAAAAAGCGAAGGAACACGGGATCCGCGTTCCGATGCTGGGAATTTAACCAAGTTTGCCCGAAGCATGCTTCGGGCGCTTGGTTTTGGAGGGGATCGTATGGAGGCTCAACAAATCGACCTGTTGATTCACAATATCGGCAACCTGGTGACGATGCGGGGAGAGCCTGCACCGCGGGCCGGTGAACGGATGGCGGAGATCGGTCTGGTCAAGGGCGGCGCGGTGGCGATTGCCGACGGGCGGGTCTTCGCGGTTGGCGCGGAGGACGAAGTGCTGCAGCAGATCGGCCGTCTGCCGGTTACGCAACGGATCGACGCGCAAGGCCGGTTGGTAACGCCCGGCTTAATCGATCCGCACACCCATCTGGTGCACGGCGGTTCCCGTGAGCATGAACTGGCTTTAAAGCTGCAGGGGGTCTCCTACCTGGAAATCCTGGCCCAGGGCGGCGGCATTTTAAGCACAGTGCGGGCCACCCGGCAGGCTTCCGAGGCGGAGCTCTACGAGAAGGCCCGCAAGAGCTTGAACGTAATGCTGCTGCACGGGGCGACGACGGTCGAGGCGAAAAGCGGGTACGGTCTCACACTGGAAGACGAATTGAAGCAGCTTCGCGTCGCCAAACGATTGAACGACACCCACCCGGTGGACGTGGTCTCGACGTTTATGGGAGCGCACGCGGTGCCCGCCGAATACAAGGGTCAATCGGCCGACTATGTCGAGCTGCTGATCGGAACCATGCTGCCGGAGGTGAAGCGGCAGGGGCTTGCCGAATTTTGCGATGTGTTCTGCGAACACTGGGTGTTTACCGTGGACGAGTCGCGGCGGATTTTAACGGCTGCTAAAGAACTGGGATTCGGCCTGAAAATCCACGCGGACGAAATCGAACCGCTCGGTGGCGCCCAACTGGCGGCAGAATTGGGCTGCATCTCGGCCGAACACCTGCTGGCGGCGACCGACGAAGGACTGCGGGCCATGCGGCAGGCGGGCGTGATCGCCGTCTGCCTGCCCGCCACTTCTTTTAATCTGCGGTTGCAGCAACACGCCCGCGCCCGCGATATGATCCGGCTGGGGCTGCCGGTCGCTCTCTCAACCGATTATAACCCCGGCAGTTCACCGACCGAATCGCTGCAGCTCGTGATGACACTGGCGTGCCTCAACTTGGGCATGACACCGGAAGAGGTGATCACGGCGCTGACGATCAACGCCGCCTGCGCCATCGGCCGGCAGGACACAATCGGCAGTCTGGAGCCGGGAAAACAGGCGGATCTGGTGATTTTCGACGCGCCCAATCTCGCCTACCTGCCGTACCATTTTGGCATCAATCATGTGGACACCGTGCTGAAAAAGGGCAGGGTTGTGGTGGAACAAGGGCAACTTGTCAAACCAACAGAAAGCGAACCATTCCCAGGATCGTAATCCCTAAAACGATCCATTTTTTCAACCCGGAGTGCTGCTCTTTCAATACGAACGAGGAGAGCAGTATGGAGAAAATCGGGGTGGAATTCAAAATTGGCCAGGCGGCGGATGCGAAAATACTACCCGCTGCCAGGACAAACGTTGCTTGCGTAACGATGGTTAACAAGGTTCGCAGCAGAAAAACCGGGCTGGAAAGCAGTGTAAATGAAGGTGGGCGCTTTGTATTTACATTGCGCAGGATCGGCAACAGGCTCCATCCTGTACGCCAAAGAATCGTAGCACTGGTAAAGGCCAGCGTATCCCGTAGATCTGACAATGAACTGACCGGAGTCAGCAGCGGTGATAGGCTGGCCTGCAACAACAGTGCACTGCCTATAAGGTCGATGCCCTGCCAATCGATCGCATGGTCTGTTTCCAACCGGTTTCTTCAA includes the following:
- a CDS encoding ABC transporter substrate-binding protein, which gives rise to MKNRSLVLTGILGIALLAAGCGGKSADTAAGQNAKGGADTIKIGWFGPLTGPTATDGTHSRDAAMLAVEQVNAAGGINGKQVELVAEDDQGKPEEALKAVQKLINSDKVVALVGGAYSGPTKTVAPKVQEAKVPMVVAYAVHPDATKGGDYINRVIYTGPIQGKAMADYAVNDLNKKNFAVLYVDIDYGKSIYGAFQEQVQKLGAKVVIDRPFKMGDKDFSSVLTAVKAANPDALYIVGYYNEASAIVKQARELGITAQLLGVDGFDSPKYLELGKSNTEGSIFTTSFYTSDPRDVVQKFVKAWTAKYKGEPDMLSSQSYDAAMVILEALKKAGTDREKLAKAINETKDFEGTSGKIAFGKDHEVIKPVVFMTVKDGKFQFVKTKIYQ
- a CDS encoding branched-chain amino acid ABC transporter permease, with protein sequence MLAQQLLNGVTLGFLYVLIAVGLTMVYGVLKLLHFAHGVLYMVGAFAAMVGILYLKLNFFAALLFAMAVAAAAGMLIEKFAYRPLRGVHPITTLISGIGVAIFLENLFQILFTAEPRAFPEAGIEVSIIQLTGSVSLTNVKLYIILAGVLALAFLYLFLKFTKTGIAIQAAAQDLRAASLMGVNVNRVVSVTFLIGSALAALAGVLVAVNFNSLFPTMGSIPGLKAFCVVVLGGLGSIPGTVVGGLLLGIIESLSDGFLTGMIIDKDAIAFVILIAILLVKPSGLFGRIVEKV
- a CDS encoding branched-chain amino acid ABC transporter permease; amino-acid sequence: MDAILNPYYVDIVVFWMIYVLLGLGLNLVTGYAGQVSLGHAAFYGIGAYTSAILSVTFGVNAWLSMIAAVVFTFFVSAILGLPSLRVREDFLAITTLGLGLIVQSVFKNAGITGGAYGIDRIPLPSLFGVELKNAGYLLLVTLVMVLAIYMLKRMTESRIGRAWRTIREDETMAQSMGINTTYYKVLAFAIGGAYAGLAGSLFAHKVSFINADSFGFSVSATVLSMVVLGGLGSIRGTLFGVTLLYLLPELFRLFDLQVIDEKDLDTYKMMLYGLLMVLVMRYRPKGLFGRFGVKRSQFRPFRRAKVKEGGHVA
- a CDS encoding ABC transporter ATP-binding protein; amino-acid sequence: MLSVESVSKRFGGLLAVDSVSLHVRQGEILGLIGPNGAGKTTFFNMLTGLYKPDAGVIRFEGTEIQGLAPFRIANCGIARTFQNIRLLKDETVLENVKIGMFRTTNSGLWSAILRLKSSQTEERLTEEESLRILQTVGLQGFENQLAGALSYGNQRRVEIARALVSKPKLLLLDEPTAGMNAQEVQEMAELIRQIRDSGTTVILIEHNVAMVVGLCNRIAVLDHGIKIADGPPHEVVADPAVIEAYIGKDEMAEAM
- a CDS encoding ABC transporter ATP-binding protein; amino-acid sequence: MLQIEHLNVSYGSIQAVRGLSLSVKRGEAVALIGSNGAGKTTTLNAICGVIPSRGSILYNGKQLNGLAPHRIVREGIIMVPEGRRIFPKLTVVQNLLMGAYSRKLSKSALEQEMEFVYQLFPRLAERKNQSAGTMSGGEQQMLAIGRALMADPQLLILDEPSMGLAPIVVKDIYKTIREIKQRGLTILLVEQNASMALSVSDRCYVLEHGEIRYSDTADNLRNQDIVKKAYLGG
- a CDS encoding agmatinase family protein is translated as MHKIDLLNPPELVRRLNWRDRYETKVAQWLLPWDGEEAVEIGFIGVPLSKTSISVSGASLTPNALRELFANVTTYSIDYDVDLQELKARDLGDIQMHVTDLLRCHANIEQGLANVYETLPDLFPIIAGGDHSITCPSVKAFKRRYPGKIGIVQIDSHMDVRNLEDGGPSNGTPIRGLLESGTVEGRHIAQIGLHSFANSKPYRDYARAQGITQFTARQVAREGIEPIVRQAMAVAGDGTDAIYVTVDMDVLDQAYAPGVPAMVAAGMTSWQLLDAVYLLGQNPQVKGLDVVCVDPVQDPRRATVRTALYVILTFLAGYMKRKP
- the hutU gene encoding urocanate hydratase, whose product is MSVKHRVIRAPRGNRLTAKGWQQEAALRMLMNNLDPEVAERPEDLVVYGGIGKAARNWDCYDKIVECLTQLEADESLLIQSGKPVGIFKTHPLAPRVLISNSVLVPAYANWETFHELDKKGLMMFGQMTAGSWIYIGTQGILQGTYETFAEAARQHANGTLQGTLTLTAGLGGMGGAQPLAVTMNGGVAICVEVDPERIQRRIDTRYLDVMVRNLDEALMLARQAQEQGKPLSIGLVGNAADIYPEVVKRGIVPDFVTDQTSAHDPLNGYIPSGYSLVAAAELRKTDPNRYVRLARQSMAVHVRAMLDLQKMGSVVFDYGNNIRQVAYDEGVKDAFNFPGFVPAYIRSLFCEGKGPFRWAALSGDPEDIYKTDELVLRLFPDNEHLHRWITLARGKVAFQGLPARICWLGYGERVKMGLAMNDMVRKGELSAPIVIGRDHLDCGSVASPNRETEAMKDGSDAVADWAILNALVNTAAGASWVSVHHGGGVGMGYSLHAGMVVVADGSQEAEERLSRVLNSDPGMGIIRHADAGYERAIEKAKEHGIRVPMLGI
- the hutI gene encoding imidazolonepropionase: MEAQQIDLLIHNIGNLVTMRGEPAPRAGERMAEIGLVKGGAVAIADGRVFAVGAEDEVLQQIGRLPVTQRIDAQGRLVTPGLIDPHTHLVHGGSREHELALKLQGVSYLEILAQGGGILSTVRATRQASEAELYEKARKSLNVMLLHGATTVEAKSGYGLTLEDELKQLRVAKRLNDTHPVDVVSTFMGAHAVPAEYKGQSADYVELLIGTMLPEVKRQGLAEFCDVFCEHWVFTVDESRRILTAAKELGFGLKIHADEIEPLGGAQLAAELGCISAEHLLAATDEGLRAMRQAGVIAVCLPATSFNLRLQQHARARDMIRLGLPVALSTDYNPGSSPTESLQLVMTLACLNLGMTPEEVITALTINAACAIGRQDTIGSLEPGKQADLVIFDAPNLAYLPYHFGINHVDTVLKKGRVVVEQGQLVKPTESEPFPGS